The following are encoded in a window of Nakamurella sp. A5-74 genomic DNA:
- the ssd gene encoding septum site-determining protein Ssd: MAVSSTSDPGTRRDPGGTEVLLIGADAETIAALRRICAATGTGIVVVTEPPSRTLWRSAGHVVLDLAQAQDVVMQQFPRREGVTVVCPTEPTAAALGWCVRLGAEATVTRDDLDAALTERLGSGVTSIGTGRVIAVVGACGGAGASVFAAALAVASGREARSTVLVDCDRWGAGLDVVMGLEGASGVRWPDLAAPSGRLAPDALHRALPAGARAHGRVPVLTFDRDRLHDVPVEVADVVVSSLRSGGDTVVVDVPRIPSDAGDRVLELADLVVLLTPADVRGCCAAQRQTEKLRGAGGPIGLVVRGPSPGGLGGDDLASVLGLPLIGTLRPQSRITRDLEAGRTPGADPRSPFGRVCRAVLAEADGLRG; encoded by the coding sequence ATGGCGGTCAGCAGTACCAGCGACCCCGGCACACGACGGGATCCCGGCGGCACCGAAGTACTGCTGATCGGCGCCGATGCCGAGACGATTGCTGCGCTGCGGCGGATCTGCGCCGCGACCGGTACCGGGATCGTCGTCGTGACGGAGCCGCCCAGCAGGACGCTCTGGCGATCGGCAGGACACGTCGTGCTGGACCTGGCGCAGGCGCAAGATGTTGTCATGCAGCAGTTCCCGCGCAGGGAAGGCGTCACCGTCGTGTGTCCGACCGAGCCGACCGCTGCGGCACTGGGGTGGTGTGTCCGGCTCGGCGCCGAGGCCACCGTCACCCGCGACGACCTGGACGCGGCACTGACGGAGCGCCTGGGGAGCGGCGTCACCTCGATCGGAACGGGCAGGGTGATCGCCGTCGTCGGGGCCTGTGGCGGTGCGGGTGCCTCGGTGTTCGCCGCGGCTCTCGCGGTCGCGTCCGGCCGGGAAGCGCGCTCCACGGTGCTCGTCGACTGTGATCGGTGGGGCGCCGGCCTCGATGTGGTGATGGGGTTGGAGGGGGCATCGGGAGTGCGCTGGCCTGATCTTGCAGCGCCGAGCGGGCGGCTGGCCCCCGATGCGCTGCACCGCGCACTGCCCGCCGGCGCCCGCGCGCACGGTCGCGTCCCGGTCCTCACCTTCGATCGGGACCGCCTGCACGACGTTCCGGTCGAGGTCGCCGACGTCGTCGTGAGCTCGTTGCGATCCGGTGGCGACACGGTGGTCGTCGACGTCCCGAGGATCCCTTCGGATGCGGGTGATCGCGTGCTCGAACTCGCCGATCTCGTCGTCCTGCTGACGCCCGCCGATGTCCGGGGATGTTGTGCCGCCCAACGTCAGACGGAGAAACTGCGAGGTGCCGGAGGTCCGATCGGACTCGTCGTCCGCGGTCCGTCCCCTGGCGGTCTCGGCGGCGACGACCTGGCATCGGTGCTGGGGTTGCCGTTGATCGGCACGTTGCGCCCGCAGTCCCGCATCACCCGCGATCTGGAAGCCGGACGGACGCCGGGGGCCGACCCGCGGTCGCCGTTCGGACGCGTCTGTCGAGCCGTGCTCGCCGAGGCCGACGGGCTCCGAGGATGA
- the acs gene encoding acetate--CoA ligase produces MADDSRTLDNLSTETRTFPPPAALAASANVTAEAYDRAAADPEAYWAEQADRLDWETPFDRVLDWSDAPHAKWFVGGKLNVAVNCVDRHVQAGNGDRVAIHWEGEPGDSRSITYAQLKDEVCRAANGLTSLGLEAGDRVAVYLPMIPEAIFSLLACARLGLTHSVVFGGFSAEALRSRIADAGCKAVITADGQFRRGGALPLKAAVDEAVAAADTTVEHVIVVQRTGIDVEFTDKDVWWHDLVADMSTDHEAQAFDAEHPLFILYTSGTTGKPKGILHTSGGYLTQTAFTHHAVFDLKPETDVYWCTADIGWVTGHSYIVYGPLANGATQVVYEGTPNSPHQGRHWEIIDKYGVSIYYTAPTTIRTFMKWGAEIPAGYSLESLRVLGSVGEPINPEAWIWYRENIGHGNCPIVDTWWQTETGGMMIAPLPGVTDCKPGSAMRPLPGISATIVNDDGVPVGNGQGGYLVVDKPWPSMLRTIFGDDERYVDTYWSRFASQGYYFAGDGAKYDDDGAIWLLGRVDDVMNISGHRISTTEVESALVSHPSVAEAAVVGATDATTGQGIVAFVILRGDAAEAAAGAAEHIQALRNHVAKEIGPIAKPRQIMVVAELPKTRSGKIMRRLLRDVAENREVGDVTTLADSSVMDLISKGLSSTSSSE; encoded by the coding sequence ATGGCCGACGACAGCCGGACCTTGGACAACTTGTCGACCGAGACGCGGACCTTCCCCCCTCCCGCCGCCCTCGCCGCCTCCGCGAACGTCACGGCCGAGGCCTACGACCGGGCAGCGGCGGATCCGGAGGCGTACTGGGCCGAGCAGGCCGACCGACTCGACTGGGAGACTCCGTTCGACCGCGTCCTGGACTGGTCGGATGCCCCACACGCGAAGTGGTTCGTCGGCGGCAAGCTCAACGTCGCCGTCAACTGCGTGGACCGGCACGTCCAGGCCGGCAACGGCGATCGGGTCGCGATCCACTGGGAGGGCGAGCCGGGCGACAGCCGCTCGATCACCTATGCCCAACTCAAGGACGAGGTGTGCCGGGCCGCGAACGGTCTCACCTCACTGGGCCTGGAGGCCGGCGACCGGGTGGCCGTCTACCTGCCGATGATCCCCGAGGCCATCTTCTCCCTGCTGGCCTGCGCCAGGCTCGGGCTGACCCATTCCGTCGTCTTCGGCGGGTTCTCCGCTGAGGCGCTGCGTTCGCGCATCGCTGATGCTGGCTGCAAGGCGGTGATCACCGCCGACGGGCAGTTCCGGCGCGGCGGGGCGCTGCCGCTGAAGGCCGCGGTCGACGAGGCCGTCGCCGCCGCCGACACGACGGTCGAACACGTGATCGTGGTGCAGCGCACCGGGATCGACGTGGAGTTCACCGACAAGGACGTCTGGTGGCACGACCTGGTCGCAGACATGTCGACCGATCACGAGGCGCAGGCGTTCGATGCCGAGCACCCGCTCTTCATCCTCTACACCTCCGGCACCACCGGGAAGCCCAAGGGCATCCTGCACACCTCCGGCGGCTACCTGACCCAGACCGCCTTCACCCACCACGCTGTCTTCGACCTCAAGCCGGAGACGGACGTCTACTGGTGCACGGCGGACATCGGCTGGGTCACCGGGCACAGCTACATCGTCTACGGACCGCTGGCCAACGGCGCCACCCAGGTCGTCTACGAAGGCACCCCGAACTCCCCGCACCAGGGCCGGCACTGGGAGATCATCGACAAGTACGGCGTGTCCATCTATTACACGGCGCCGACCACGATCCGCACGTTCATGAAGTGGGGCGCCGAAATCCCCGCCGGGTACTCGCTGGAGTCGCTGCGGGTGTTGGGCAGTGTCGGGGAGCCCATCAACCCGGAGGCCTGGATCTGGTACCGGGAGAACATCGGCCACGGCAACTGTCCGATCGTCGACACCTGGTGGCAGACGGAGACCGGCGGCATGATGATCGCGCCCCTCCCCGGGGTCACCGACTGCAAGCCGGGCAGCGCGATGCGACCGTTGCCGGGGATCAGCGCCACCATCGTCAACGACGACGGCGTGCCGGTCGGCAACGGGCAGGGCGGGTACCTGGTCGTCGACAAGCCGTGGCCGTCGATGCTGCGGACGATCTTCGGTGACGACGAGCGGTACGTGGACACCTACTGGTCCCGGTTCGCGAGCCAGGGCTACTACTTCGCAGGTGACGGCGCCAAGTACGACGACGACGGAGCGATCTGGCTGCTCGGTCGCGTCGACGACGTCATGAACATCTCCGGTCACCGGATCTCCACCACCGAGGTCGAGTCCGCGCTGGTCTCGCATCCGTCCGTTGCCGAGGCCGCCGTGGTCGGAGCGACCGATGCCACCACCGGTCAGGGCATCGTGGCCTTCGTCATCCTGCGCGGCGACGCGGCAGAGGCAGCAGCGGGCGCCGCGGAGCACATCCAGGCGCTCCGCAACCATGTGGCCAAGGAGATCGGGCCGATCGCCAAACCGCGGCAGATCATGGTGGTTGCCGAACTCCCGAAGACCCGGTCCGGCAAGATCATGCGCCGCCTGCTGCGGGACGTTGCGGAGAACCGCGAGGTCGGGGACGTCACCACCCTGGCCGACTCCTCCGTCATGGATCTGATCTCGAAAGGACTGTCGTCCACGTCCTCGTCCGAGTGA
- a CDS encoding TadA family conjugal transfer-associated ATPase, with translation MTVTDGLPPGLVERVQHRLAEDRLEPSPQALARAVRAEGGRVVSDQELVRWLQLLEGEFVGAGPLAPLLEEADVTDIVVNGCQDVRVDRGNGWEPTGLSFPDDESVQRLARRLATAAGRRLDDAHPFVDARLVDGTRLHAVLPALSVGGTCLSLRVLRPATHDLDALAGRGALPGITETVLRRLVAARVAFLVSGGTGCGKTTLLAALLALVDPGERIVTVEDAEELRPPHPHLIRLVARPANVEGAGGIELRELVRQALRMRPDRIVIGEVRGAEVIDLLGALNTGHDGGAGTVHANRVAEVPARIEALAAIGGMPRDAVHAQLIGAFRVVVHLTRDAGGRRVSEIGIVRRQDDGRVVCLPAVVGGRAVEPGHTMLEAVLTDGASGARAC, from the coding sequence ATGACGGTCACCGATGGATTGCCCCCTGGCCTGGTGGAGCGGGTACAGCACCGGCTCGCCGAGGATCGGCTGGAGCCCAGTCCGCAGGCGCTGGCTCGCGCGGTGCGCGCCGAGGGCGGGCGCGTCGTCAGCGATCAGGAGCTGGTGCGGTGGCTGCAGCTCCTGGAGGGGGAGTTCGTCGGGGCAGGACCGCTCGCGCCCCTGCTGGAGGAGGCGGACGTGACGGACATCGTCGTCAACGGCTGCCAGGACGTCCGGGTCGATCGGGGAAACGGCTGGGAACCGACCGGTCTGTCCTTCCCCGACGACGAATCCGTCCAGCGCCTGGCCCGCCGACTCGCAACGGCTGCCGGGCGACGGTTGGACGACGCGCATCCTTTCGTGGACGCCCGGCTCGTCGATGGAACCCGGCTGCACGCGGTGCTGCCGGCGTTGTCGGTGGGCGGAACCTGTCTCTCGTTGCGGGTGCTGCGACCGGCGACCCACGACCTGGACGCATTGGCCGGACGTGGTGCGCTGCCCGGGATCACCGAGACCGTGCTCCGGCGGCTGGTGGCCGCACGGGTCGCCTTCCTGGTCTCGGGCGGGACGGGCTGCGGCAAGACAACTCTGCTCGCCGCATTGCTGGCACTCGTGGATCCAGGCGAACGGATCGTGACCGTCGAGGACGCCGAGGAACTGCGTCCACCCCATCCGCACCTGATCCGGTTGGTCGCCCGCCCGGCCAACGTCGAAGGTGCAGGGGGAATCGAGCTGCGTGAGCTGGTCCGGCAAGCGCTGCGGATGCGGCCGGACCGGATCGTGATCGGCGAGGTGCGGGGGGCCGAGGTAATCGACTTGTTGGGTGCCCTCAACACCGGTCACGACGGAGGGGCTGGAACGGTCCACGCGAACCGGGTGGCAGAGGTCCCGGCGCGGATCGAGGCGCTCGCCGCCATCGGCGGGATGCCGCGGGATGCCGTGCACGCGCAGCTGATCGGGGCGTTCCGGGTGGTGGTGCACCTGACCAGGGACGCGGGCGGACGCCGGGTCAGCGAGATCGGCATCGTCCGACGACAGGACGACGGCCGGGTGGTGTGCCTGCCCGCGGTCGTCGGCGGCCGCGCGGTCGAGCCCGGCCACACGATGCTGGAGGCGGTCCTCACCGACGGCGCCTCTGGTGCACGTGCATGCTGA
- a CDS encoding oxidoreductase, with amino-acid sequence MDWDDVLAAVEGDPEVIRATAEARESLADLHRHPANRRGWARSAAAGSIRAARASAAIEGVPADEFPEAEVRDPILAGALRATAEVAAAVPVWERSPLQALARLHSVIAGGLQPTETLGRPVRAADRLAALAGRSLAGRRPGPVLVAMIHLELLSAQAFEAGNGVLARVVTRVAGIAGGLDPHGLGVPEVAFWRAGARYRAAGERLSAACESGDRDAVDAVVRTWLVDHSAWLTDGAREGRSIADVLADAPG; translated from the coding sequence GTGGACTGGGACGACGTGCTCGCAGCCGTCGAGGGCGATCCGGAGGTGATCCGGGCGACCGCAGAGGCCCGTGAGTCGCTGGCAGATCTGCATCGTCATCCCGCCAATCGCCGGGGATGGGCACGCTCGGCCGCGGCCGGGTCGATCCGAGCGGCGCGCGCTTCAGCCGCCATCGAAGGGGTTCCGGCCGACGAGTTCCCCGAGGCGGAGGTGCGAGATCCGATCCTGGCCGGAGCGCTGCGGGCCACCGCCGAGGTGGCAGCTGCGGTTCCGGTCTGGGAGCGGTCCCCGCTGCAGGCTCTTGCCCGGCTCCACTCCGTCATCGCCGGCGGCCTGCAACCGACAGAGACCCTCGGTCGGCCCGTGCGGGCGGCCGACCGGCTCGCCGCACTGGCCGGACGGTCCCTCGCCGGACGGCGGCCTGGCCCCGTGCTGGTCGCGATGATCCACCTGGAGTTGTTGTCCGCGCAGGCATTCGAGGCGGGGAACGGGGTGCTGGCGAGGGTCGTCACCCGCGTCGCAGGGATCGCAGGCGGCCTGGATCCGCACGGTCTCGGGGTGCCGGAGGTGGCCTTCTGGCGTGCCGGCGCGCGGTATCGCGCGGCCGGCGAGCGACTGTCGGCGGCGTGCGAATCCGGCGATCGGGACGCGGTGGACGCCGTGGTCCGGACCTGGTTGGTCGATCACAGCGCCTGGTTGACCGACGGCGCACGCGAGGGTCGATCGATCGCCGACGTACTCGCCGATGCTCCGGGGTGA